In Procambarus clarkii isolate CNS0578487 chromosome 5, FALCON_Pclarkii_2.0, whole genome shotgun sequence, the following are encoded in one genomic region:
- the LOC138350660 gene encoding uncharacterized protein has translation MSAKIDECLKNVQSSSVGIHSMSGFAINFSYIRHPMHLGSYVPYPAKLRGKETVFNPESEGDECLLQCIAAYKNLTLGRTMNNVRHHYKSLRWCRRFVVWADEIRFPVSFDNLKKIEKLNKISIYIYTVTHESNRYYLSLARKSQEKYADKVPLLLLEGKHLCLIKDFDKFVKSINNHSERIPNTHKFCKICLLHAPLDEIQAHEESCTVSQVFSFYNPSDKISFKNYGRTYSPTHTAYYDFECLLDRQNPRGMVECKHKAIAYAYMILDREFKVVETYSYVGPDAVNHFITKLEASWKAIHAQLPNFPKNLSREQERMFQRQNTCQLCHQTFKDKKDKHRHHNHAIQENNYLGAYCARCNLQCKNARRYLTTFSHNAAYDLGIILKELSKNPHRDVEILTKEGLKFMQVIIGKLKFLDSLALLNGSLGTLASEHVAGKKPTKYTEHILNGVSDEAKALLIKGKQSLCYDYISSMDVLDEPQLPSRDKFYNVLHDSALSEEDYNNALKVFNLGNCTNIKDYLMLYLKVDVGMLVDIFTLWRTSLKEIYELDIVFYVSLPSYAWDAFLFKSKVVLDYVYDQNIYDLLRRNLRGGFTSSIRQFTQAVNEHTTSNPSSDDDTHILYLDFNSLYAACMAEVLPQGGIRQLTDLERDTLLGQGLQHIPCDQDKGYWILCDTKHVSPEVARYTDDLPLVLSHTNITEEFLSEYSKKTLNDEKRKLPPKNTKLIASHLPQNDYLVSLDFLQLLLKLGLEVERVKTIYEFNQAPYLKDFISTNIRERANTTCKVKGKAFKLISNSLYGKSMTNISRYANTHHLVTTKHSFLTHARNPLYKRAVSLGQDRVLCTVMKDILKVTTPSYMGYQILQIAKRRLYEFWYNVVKAHYGERARLIYTDTDSFIFTLTCKDAFQEMTKAPLVDYMDFSNFDKDHPMYSATRKGELGLLKSEVKQKIITELIALKPKTYSLLTLDNEHLCKCKGIPYHQQKKITHASFQNTLETNTTFNFVSRSIRNVNGQICTCKTTKRGLSAFDDKRYLISPTESLAYGHPDIPEREVRVQVEEEVQEEVQVEEEVQVGDPVIVDNPQPRRQLFPIFNLWEKRDRVAQQLFPNNNN, from the coding sequence atgtctgctaaaattgacgaatgcctaaaaaatgtccaatcctcaagtgtaggaattcattccatgtcaggctttgccattaatttttcgtatattcgccaccctatgcaCCTTGGATCTTACGTACCATATCCTGCAAAATTAAGGGGTAAAGAAACAGTATTTaatcctgaaagtgaaggagatgagtgtttgttacagtgcattGCCGCGTATAAAAACTTAACATTGGGCAGGACTATGAATAACGTTAGACATCATTACAAAAGCCTtcgatggtgtagaagatttgtagtatgggcagatgaaatTAGATTCCCTGTATCATTTGATAaccttaagaaaatagagaagcttaacaaaatttctatttatatttatacagtaactcatgaaagtaacagatactatcttagtttagctaggaaaagccaggaaaagtatgccgataaagtccctttgttgttattagaaggtaagcatctctgtctgatcaaggattttgataaatttgtaaagagTATTAACAATCATTCTGAAAGGATTCCTAACACTCATAAATTCTGCAAAATTTGTCTTTTGCATGCTcccttagatgaaattcaggctcacgaagagtcatgcactgtatcccaagtattttcattctataatcctagtgataaaatcagttttaaaaattacggtaggacctatagcccaactcacaccgcctattacgattttgaatgtctattagaccgtcaaaatcctagaggcatggtggaatgtaagcataaagcaattgcttatgcatacatgattttagacagggaattcaaggtcgtagaaacgtattcatacgtaggtccagatgcggtcaatcattttattaccaagctagaagcctcatggaaagctattcatgctcagctccccaacttccctaagaacttgtctagagaacaggaaagaatgtttcaaagacaaaatacgtgtcaattgtgtcatcaaactttcaaggataagaaagataaacatagacatcataatcatgctattcaggaaaataattacttaggtgcttattgtgctcgttgcaatttacaatgtaaaaatgctcgtagatacttaaccacattttcccataatgctgcctatgatcttggaattatacttaaagaactgtccaaaaatcctcaccgcgatgtagaaattctaaccaaggaaggattgaaatttatgcaagtcatcataggtaaacttaaattcctagatagcctagctctccttaatgggtcattaggaaccttagcaagcgagcacgttgccggtaagaaacccaccaagtacactgaacacatactaaatggcgtatccgatgaagctaaagctctgttaattaaaggtaaacaaagcctatgttatgattatatttcttccatggacgtgttagacgaacctcagctcccttcgcgagataagttttacaatgttttacatgactctgcactgtctgaagaagattataacaatgctcttaaagtatttaatttagggaactgtacaaacatcaaggattacctcatgttatatttaaaagttgacgtgggaatgctagttgatatatttacactttggcgaacatcactgaaagaaatttatgaactagatattgttttctatgtatcacttcctagttatgcttgggacgcgttcttatttaaatcaaaagttgtacttgactatgtgtatgatcagaatatatatgatttgttgagaaggaatcttagaggagggttcacatcttccattagacaatttacacaggctgttaacgagcacactacatctaaccctagctctgatgacgatactcacattttgtacctcgactttaacagcttatatgcagcgtgcatggctgaggtacttccccagggagggattagacaattaactgaccttgagcgggataccttattagggcaagggttacaacatatcccctgtgatcaagacaaaggctattggattttatgcgatacaaaacatgtatctcccgaggtagccaggtatactgatgatctgccccttgtactgtctcatactaatataacggaggagtttttgtcagagtacagtaagaaaacccttaatgatgaaaaacgtaagctcccacctaaaaatactaagttaattgcatcccacttgccccaaaacgactacttagtaagccttgatttcctgcaattgctattaaaacttggactagaagttgaacgagtaaaaacaatctatgaatttaatcaggctccctatttaaaagattttatttcaaccaacattcgagaacgagccaataccacctgtaaagttaaaggaaaagcttttaaactcataagtaatagtctgtacgggaaatcaatgacaaatatatctcgatatgctaatactcaccatctagtaacgacaaaacattcattcttaactcatgcaagaaaccctttgtataaacgagctgtctctttaggtcaagatagggttctctgtacagtaatgaaagacatccttaaagttaccactccttcttacatgggatatcagatcttgcagatagccaagaggcgtttatacgagttctggtataatgtagttaaagcccattatggggagagagctagactaatttatacggatacagactcattcatatttactctgacctgtaaagatgctttccaagaaatgacaaaagctcctctagtagattatatggatttcagtaattttgacaaagatcatcccatgtattccgctactcgcaaaggtgaactaggactcctcaagtcagaagtaaagcagaaaatcataactgaattaattgcactcaagcctaaaacttactctctcctaacccttgataatgaacatttatgtaaatgtaaagggattccttatcaccaacaaaagaaaataacacatgcatcttttcagaacacattagagacaaatacaacttttaattttgtatcccgatctattcgtaatgttaatggacagatatgcacgtgtaaaacaactaagcgcggtctgtcagcttttgatgacaagaggtacctcattagtcccacagagtcattagcttacggtcacccagacattccagagcgtgaggtacgggtacaggtagaggaagaggtacaggaagaggtacaggtagaggaagaggtgcaggtaggggatccagtaattgtagataatccccaaccaagacgtcaattgttccccatttttaatctttgggaaaagcgggatagagtcgctcagcaattattccctaacaacaacaactaa